aaatacaaaactttcttctttaattgattattttacctttataatcagtattaaatgaatataaaatgttttataacaatgtcaaaataatataaatatttatcattttaccattttttattGTGTGATACTCATTTAGACATCAACAAGTCTTGTTATTTGCTATTAATATCCTTTTATATGTATGTGTTGGGATTCATCAATTTTATGGTgaaacaaattttgttaattaagtACAATacttacttaaattttaagtatttttaatggaatctttattaagatatttttgttttatcgagtattgattttttttcttaaattttttaaacttgatATCTTATTTACCatcttattaaataattttgtgattaatataaaataatatcataattaatatgaaatgatTAATATGATAATCCATTgttatctaatatatttttaataaaaaataataaaaaatacttatccttttgttttagttttaatattattcattatattaaCGCAAAATCTTTCATTTCTTATTGTTAAGCAAGTATcatttgttaagaaaaaaattaataacaagtAGAATAAGATTTGTAATAGTGTTGAATGATGTGTTAGTGTGAGGAGAAGAGCATGGTGGAGAGAATGAGAAGTGTTCATCTGCAAAAGTTTTGCAGCAATGGCAGCATTGGCTCAAGGCCATTGCAATCAAATGCAGCATCATCAGGATTCGTCACATATCAATTGTGCCAACACAACTCATCATTAACTCTCCAAGGTTGTGGTGTCACACTCGTAGATCAAATCAAACCACTCTAATATTACTATTTCCTTCTTTCTGcaacattttatcaaacagaaTAAATGCATCATAACCACACTCTGTAATATTCTATTGTGTTTAATAATGTTGCCAAGCATTCATTGCAATGCAAACCAGTAACTTCTCTATTCATTATTGTGATTCAGTACACTCTTCAACTATGTAaatatttcttcataaaatgCAACACTGCTTTGTCACTTCTGCCTTGTTAGGATTTTTGGCCATCTTGGTGTAAATTTGTCAACCAAATGAGGATTTTTTGTTCCTCGgtgatattttcttttggaaaaaagtttctttaaccattctttttttacaacacatacgtaatagtttgtgattggttcgttttaaatatttttttagaataaattcaaacagaacaataaaatgatgacacgtattttattgtcaaaaaattattaaaaaaagttgtcaaaatatcatttttctttctcattcttttatttatccTTCCAGTGAAATCATCTTTCTGGAGAGAGATGAACTGTAACACTTTTAGTCTGGTTTTGCAACACTTCTAAAAGGTATAAACTGAATATGCTAACATTCGGCACCATACAAAAAATCAAGGTAGATCTCCTTTTTATTTCGGAGAAAGTGTTTTAGAGaagtttatttgaaaaatataatttttattccattttatgtttttataatattttattcttataaattaagattaaaatacaAGATGTCTGATTATACAATATTTAGTGtcgttatataaatatataatttagttaataatatattttatttcaacacttttttttaagttggtagatgaatatcatatatatttaacttatttattaatcTTCTCAAAATCTAGTTTGTTacctttttataaaagtatttgcAAATTGGTCTTTATATTGAAAGtttgacaattttaaaatgtttgtcTCAAGGATTTTTATAAGATTATTAGCAATGTCACATacgattttattattataatatgattgAATGAAATATGTATATGAATATCCTAAATTCTAGAGAACTAGTTTAGTTCACATATCTTCGTATAGTCCAAGAACCATTCTTCTAATTTAGCTTGTACACCGATCTTGttacaactttctttttttactttttcatacTCTTTATAAATATGTGAAGTATTCATGGGTGAATAAAATCTAAATGCATTcatatattagtttatatacATTAGTTTAGGTCAtttaattgaatgattttattatgtattatttttatttcgaatcatatatttggatttgtgttttttttgtaGATTGATGATTCTAAGTGTCAAAATCACAACTTGAGAAGAATTGATATCCAAGATACAGAGATGAAACCATAGAGTTCCACAACCTAGCTATAGACAGATCCACAACTTGTGGATTTTGCTCCAAAATGTAGAGACAAAACAAAGAGTTCCATAACTGAGCTGTGAAAGTTTCCACAACCTAATTGTGGATAGTTCCACAACTTGTGGATTTTGCTCCAAAATGTAGAGGCAAAACAGAGAGTTCCACAACTGAACTGTGAAAGTTTCCACAATGTGTAGATTTATCTCGAGAGAAATAGAAAGCAAAACAGAGAGTTCCACAAGTGAGTTGTGGCTTTTATACCACAACTTGTAGATTTACTTCAAGAAGTGCAGAATTGAAACCAGAGAAGCACGAGCAGATTGTTGATTTTTTCATGAACTGTAAAGATTTTTAGAACAGTTACTAACCTTTCATATTACGTggatttaaaaagattaaaaaaaataaagaaatgaaaggTAGTTACTTAGAGGGAGTGACCACTCTCCTAAAAAGAGGAATGAGTGGAGAAGTGATATAAAGATTTTTGGGACTTTGATTTTGAAGGGGAGAGACGCACATCAAGGTTCACGAAAAAACTTCTACACttcttcttttagtttttctttggaATTTTACATTATGCAGAACTAATTGATGTAGTACTTTTGATCATAATTTCTGAACATTTTCAATTggtgtttaataattttaattatcctAGTGTTCTATTTATGTTCTAATGTATATTCTATGAGTAGTTTCACAATTAGGAAATTAGACACAACTAATTAGTTCGCAATTGAGATAATAATTGTTCTTcatgattttattgaattttgtaattGAAGTAAGGGATTAAGAGTTTAAATTCAATAGATAAGTTAGCATAAGGGATTGGGAGTTCAAATTCAATAGATAAATTTGTCTATCTAAGGAATTAGGAGTAAACAAGCTCTTAATAAATTCAAGTGCATAATTATAATTCGCACATCAATTAGAAAGGATAcgaatttatatgaaaaattatgaaatcaattatctaacattatttatattatttgaattatcacttgtttatattcattattttacttgatatttttattactcaAAATTACGTAAATTAGTAATCTAATACTCAACTCATTCAATcctagaaaatgatattttattactataatAACAATTGGTATACTTACCAAACGTTCATCAAGTACTCTTGAATAAAACTCCTTTACAAGTACATCTTTTATGTACTTAAAATCAACCACACTAAAAGcatacataattaaatttggtTGGTATGCGAGagatacattaattttaaactcaTGGAAAAATATATCGATGTCTCatgaaaaattacatttataataataaacttttgCTTAGTTTATGGATTATagcatttatatttttttttttatcaacatagTGAGGGAATActcatattttagttttaggaGACAACTTATCTCTTTGATGCTTGTGAATACACACAATCAAAACTTTGTTTGTTAGTTTACCAATTTTAGGGTTAAGTGATTTAAGAGGTGTTTTATACTAAAGAGACCTAGACAATGTTCGTTTGATAGAATATACTATATATGTGAGTTTCTCCCCAATATACTGCTGACATGTCACTCCAATTAGTGTAACTTAGATTACCTTTAataaatgtcaatttttttttataaaactgaaAAGAAATACTTGTGTCCGTGaatatctacaaataaaatttgcGATAGACAGTTGATGCTCGCAGGTATTTATTATCCACAGGTAGTCCGTATTTTAATCTCGTTTATAAATAGGTCGAATATGGGTACCATACTATTTGTACCCACATTATcctcaaaaaattaaaattaaaatttaatttatatcttattaagttaaatttagttaaaattaaaattaatttatattttattaggttagatttaattaaattaaattttaatttatattttatatttattttgtaattttattttaaaaatttataaaatatattttttaaaagagttttaaaatattcatagataatttttaaatagatatctAACGAGTAACGAGTGGATTTTTTTGTTGTGGATCAAATAACAAATAGATACTATCTGTACTTAACTCGACCTTTTGTCATTCTTAGTTTTGCCACCCCCATTCCTATGTGAAATATTTGGACAAGATTTTTGATGaaagttttctttttgcattATATGGAGTTAATaatcatttatggacaattagaTATTAACACGTCATATTGTCTTAAGCTCTacaaatatattgtattaataattgattattgagttTAATTGGATAAAAATATACTGCATTAACAGTTAATCAATAGGCTTGGCTGCCACAAACCCTATACCAAGTAAAGACACATTggtctatcctaataaaatagaaacttctttataaaacatatttaacttaaacATTAGAGTGTTTTTCGCATGTCAACAATCCATCAAAATAAATTGCATTCTCGTAaagaattgaataataaaaagaaagcaaaacGACTGATTACACAAATTCTCTTCCATTATCACTTcacaaaattttgttgttttatactATGTATCAATCATTCACGTACAGtcattaataaatgttataGAACACATTAAATCACCTAATATTTTAAACCTAAATGGTCCCAATACATCAAAGTAAAAAAggacttttattttaaattaaaagaaaataaggtaTGTGACTCGTTAAAAACTCTATcacaatttaaatttgaagtCTCAATTTGatcaaatacatttaaaaataatttttttatgcaaccaaaaacatataaatCCTATATGTTTATGCCATATCCAAATATCCTTATCTTTTTCTCACTTATTAAGATCATTTTGTTTCTAACACTTGATCAgttttctttgaatattttttggTCAAATCTGGATAATATAACCTTCCTCACAACTAAACATATTTCTTGATTGAATATCCTTAGAAACATAATAGTTTCAGCCAAAAAATTACAACACATAAGAgaattttgattatttgaaaaactagcaaTAAGTAATAGTTTAGAAAAGTTACAACAAGGACATTGTCAAGATTTAGATTGTTTGAAATAGAGACCGTTCATTCTCCAATATAGTGGATTTACTACCATTAatgagaaaatgtttttttttgtgaagaatgtttaagatttttaatttatctaacaACAAAATTCACATGATAAAAACACATTGAGGCAATTGTCCATGCATTATTCAAAACAATGGCTTCTTGTCATAATAGATGTAGAATCACAAACACATCTAACTCATCACTTCCATCATTCCAAATATCAAAGGCAGTGgtaaatatagatatattttcaTGATTTCATGGACATTaccatattttatattttttatggaaaATGTTTCGTTGACACCCTtcatttaacacatttttgacATAAGCAACATGGTCTCGTTCGGTTGGTTGTTTGGGTAAAGAAACTCAACTCTTTTTTAAATGATCCGGAGGGTAATTTTGGAAAACGAAAtgtatgaaatttaattttcgcggtttcatttttatccttcGTTCAATTTGGCTTGGGTCTGTCGCCTCCTCTCTCCATTAGCCTCCTCCTCTCTCCATTCACCTCCTCCTTTCTCCATTCGCTTCATCTCTCACATTGCTCCCTAACGCGTCGTCTCATCCAAAGGCAACCAAAAGAGGTCTTTCGTAATCATTGTGTATCGGTAAGCTCTCTTTCTCGTTTTGGGTTTGTTTGGCATTGTTGCTCTGTTTCGCTTTGGGTTTGGGTGTCTTTCACGTTTTCACTTAAGTTCTTTTCTCGTTTTGGGTTTGTTTAGTGTTGTGGCTTTGTTTCGTTTTGGGTTTGGCTGTCTTTCGCGTTGTCGCTCTCTTTCTCATTGTCTCGCTTCTCGAACACTAGtatatttttgttgtctttattgtttttgtgttttgtgaaccctaatccACCGCCATTGATTTATTTGTATGTAATATGTGCAGTTGCAATGGCGTCAAGATATAGTGGTCCATGACAATGAACAAAGAATAAGATATGAGTCTGTGTCCTCCTTTGCTTATGTGGAGAATGAAGAGGGAGTGTGGGTTCCGAAAGGGAACACAGCCAATGAACAACGTCAACGTATAGTGGTCCATGACATTGAACAACCAACGTTTCCTGtattatatttgacaaaatcTTAAGTAGTGAAATAAAGTCATACTTAATGGACAGTAAAACACTAGATAATCACATACAACGTTCAAAACAGACTGCTATTCACCAGTGGTCCTCCACGttttcactggtggctccttctgttcaacaggatgtgcagaatccaaatcagacacgcgtaatcgattacaatccCTTGTAAATGATTACAGTGCAATTTTTTGCACCAGACATGGCAGAACTTCACTTAACACAATAATCTCTCAATGGGAGGTCCCCACCTCCAacttgggggacccaaaacattaagatgcagtcattcctcactaaagaacataaaattacaactaaaagaacTGGACTTGGCTCAAAACACACTGCTATTCACCAGTGCTCCCCCACGTgatcactggtggctccttcagttcaacaggatgtgcagaatccaattcagacacgcgtaatcgtttacaaccccttgtaatcgattacaatgcagttNNNNNNNNNNNNNNNNNNNNNNNNNNNNNNNNNNNNNNNNNNNNNNNNNNNNNNNNNNNNNNNNNNNNNNNNNNNNNNNNNNNNNNNNNNNNNNNNNNNNNNNNNNNNNNNNNNNNNNNNNNNNNNNNNNNNNNNNNNNNNNNNNNNNNNNNNNNNNNNNNNNNNNNNNNNNNNNNNNNNNNNNNNNNNNNNNNNNNNNNNNNNNNNNNNNNNNNNNNNNNNNNNNNNNNNNNNNNNNNNNNNNNNNNNNNNNNNNNNNNNNNNNNNNNNNNNNNNNNNNNNNNNNNNNNNNNNNNNNNNNNNNNNNNNNNNNNNNNNNNNNNNNNNNNNNNNNNNNNNNNNNNNNNNNNNNNNNNNNNNNNNNNNNNNNNNNNNNNNNNNNNNNNNNNNNNNNNNNNNNNNNNNNNNNNNNNNNNNNNNNNNNNNNNNNNNNNNNNNNNNNNNNNNNNNNNNNNNNNNNNNNNNNNNNNNNNNNNNNNNNNNNNNNNNNNNNNNNNNNNNNNNNNNNNNNNNNNNNNNNNNNNNNNNNNNNNNNNNNNNNNNNNNNNNNNNNNNNNNNNNNNNNNNNNNNNNNNNNNNNNNNNNNNNNNNNNNNNNNNNNNNNNNNNNNNNNNNNNNNNNNNNNNNNNNNNNNNNNNNNNNNNNNNNNNNNNNNNNNNNNNNNNNNNNNNNNNNNNNNNNNNNNNNNNNNNNNNNNNNNNNNNNNNNNNNNNNNNNNNNNNNNNNNNNNNNNNNNNNNNNNNNNNNNNNNNNNNNNNNNNNNNNNNNNNNNNNNNNNNNNNNNNNNNNNNNNNNNNNNNNNNNNNNNNNNNNNNNNNNNNNNNNNNNNNNNNNNNNNNNNNNNNNNNNNNNNNNNNNNNNNNNNNNNNNNNNNNNNNNNNNNNNNNNNNNNNNNNNNNNNNNNNNNNNNNNNNNNNNNNNNNNNNNNNNNNNNNNNNNNNNNNNNNNNNNNNNNNNNNNNNNNNNNNNNNNNNNNNNNNNNNNNNNNNNNNNNNNNNNNNNNNNNNNNNNNNNNNNNNNNNNNNNNNNNNNNNNNNNNNNNNNNNNNNNNNNNNNNNNNNNNNNNNNNNNNNNNNNNNNNNNNNNNNNNNNNNNNNNNNNNNNNNNNNNNNNNNNNNNNNNNNNNNNNNGATGTGCAGAATCCAAttcagacacgcgtaatcgtttacaaccccttgtaatcgattacaatgcagttTTTTGCACCAGACATGGCAGAACTTCAGCTGTGGTCCCACTTATGTTTTTATTGGTGCCTCATTATGTTCAACAGGtgattaaaaattgaaattacaacACAATAGTAAACAGTTACAACACACAATTTAGcaccatcatcttcactaaTTCAGTCAAATTCATCATATCACTAACATTATCACTTCCAAAAAATGgattcttcaaaatttaaaatgtacaccaaatcaaaatataaaccacTTCAATAACATAAATACATGCAACCAAACATTCATCTATATATCGCACTATATATTGCAAGATATAGGTTTAATTACAACATCAAGTTTTTGTCCTATTCAAACTACCATACAATAAtcactaatttttctttctaggtCCTACAATTCCTGTGTATGGTGTCCTCAAGGCTTGGCTCTTATAATGCATTCTTCTTCCCATCCTCACATAGGTCTTCAATTGTGGTTCGGTGTTGCACATTACATCTGGTGTGTTCTGCGACATTCCACCATGTTCGGTCTGAGAAATAATGACGAACCATTGCTCATCCGTCAAGTACTCGTTCAAAGTGCAAACATACATCGTTGAAAAATAAtgacgaaccgtcaactgctcaaccaaaaacaaaacaaatgtaaacacaaatggaaataacaaaaaaacccaaaaactaAGAACCAAGAACCGAATACCCTAACCAAAAACCAAATACCCTAACCACAACATCAACGAAAACCGACAACAAGAACACAAACGCAAGAACCCAagaacccaaacccaaaaccatATCAGACCCAACAACGCATTTACCTTGCTTCAACGAAGCTTTTGTTCATGACTTCCCATCTCCACCAATCACCGAGAACGGAGAACCACTAACCAACCGTCAAACAGAGGAAGCAGGGGGAGAACGACGCAGGGGACAACAAAATGTGAGAGAGAACGAAATCTGAGACAAAAACAGGCAAAGGATatatttggaaagaaaaattttTCAAACTCTTTTCGTTTTGGTGCCCAgatttttggaaaataaaataaaataatccaaCCAATGGCAGCTTGACACGTGTATGTGTCAAAAGtgtgtcaaaaaagttgtgttaaaaTAACAGGATCCATTTTTTATATCCCATCTTCATCTGTTAGAAAGCTCCAACACAAATGTAGAATAATTTTTCGTCTTTGCGATGTGTGTCTCCATTGTGACCATATaacataattgaattaatttatgttgACATTAAAAATACCTCCATATTGAATCAATAGAATTGGTTTCTCCATCATTTATTCCGCTATGATCTACAAAaattcatagaaaaaaaaatctaaactctATTACCAAATTGCAAAATAAGattgattttatgatttttattcatataattttgtacaCATATATTCTAtctttataacattttattcttatcagagctaaattaaaacaagttctaattatataatatttggtaTCACTACACAAATATctaatttatctaataaaatatcttaatttcaacaaaattttacataCTAAAATAAAAGTGGGATAGTGccttcatttttataaaatgaaatgttctaatgaaaatatattcatGATCATGGTATGATATTTTTAccatgatgttttttttttccgaaaattaaatgtattcatgaaattaaaatatttgatttcttCATATATAACTTAAGATGTAGGTTGTAATCTTTACAATTTGGTTTTCTCCAcggaaaaatttataaatgacatttataaattgaagttaatgagttaataacaaataataagtaaatcaaaatagaataaattttaataaattaaattttctattcGATTAAAGTGGATACAATTTCTCCGTTTCTTTTGAATTGGTTTGTCACTATTTTAACTTAAGAGATATACCTGACTATTCCCTTGGTCTCCTCCTCATGCTATCCAACTCTCTCCTGAGAGTTTGACGACAAACCTACTTCACTCGATCATTCCTCTTATACCCTTTTTCTAGAATGTCTCATGCCtcttttgaagattttgaactTATAATCTTCTCAAAGTCAGATTCATCCACAACTTAATACAAGATATACAAAGTTACCTTATCCTTACACATGTTTCTTTCAATGCTTTTAATTGGACATTCGACCAATTTTTGGTGTTGATTGGTTCCAGGAAACCATCATCACATTCCAATTTTTGTGGAAACCAAGAAAAACCTTTATCTTTAGATTCTAATTATCATAGTTATCCGCTTTTGTCAACTTAGTCAAAGACATATTGTTTGTAAGGTTGGTCATCTAATTCAAACTTTATAATGATTTGACTCTATAAAACAATGAATCACTTAAGCTCGTTTGCTTTGATgttaatttgttaataacaaaTCATTCTAGATAAACACTCTTTAGTATTATGATTTGTTGTATCAAACATTAAGTAATGCATGTATTATTTATAAGCCCTTTCCTTCAACCACATACATTTAATCCATCTATTATCAAAATACGATTAATACACCAACTATAACAAAATACTATCGATGAACTAGTCTTAAACGCATTTAACTATtatcaaaatacaatttaataaactccataataataactaaaaatcaATCTTATATTTTGCATTTTCCAAACTACCCTATTTTAAGTTTACCTAAAGATTATGCACCTGAgattattttcaaaactcacAATATTACAcgaaaaagaaaacactaacTTTTACTATCTTAAACCGAGCCACGTTTTCTTTACTTGGCTTACATATATTTGTCTTTGTCATAACAGTGACCTAGCTAGTTTACCATTAATTCAGTAGATGTAGGTTCTCAAGTAATcagaatacaaaaaataaagatgCAAGAGAAAGGGataaacaaacatatatatatctCTATCAATATCAATACCAATTAATGTGGATTTGCATTGGGTTTGGTACGAAACTTTAAGCGGTCAATGAATTAGGTGAAATGAAAGCTGGCACACAGAATAATACCATTCACATGTATCATTTATCAACGTGATAGATCTTTCAGCAAAATTATCCTAATAAGATATAAATGGAATATATGCAAATTGATCAAAATCATAGGTACtaagtttattaataaattaaagtggTAGCTGCTATGTCAAATAATGATGTTCCTTACAAAAATGGAAATAGAGTTAACCTAACATGaaaaatggaatgaaagaagaagaagaagaagaagaaaatgaatggGGAGATGAAGTTTGAGGAGGAGCAGAGTAGATACATAAAACCCTCCATAGCCACACCACCACACCTTCAAACCTTCAAACTCTCTTTACTTGACCAGCTTTTCCCAAACATCCATGGAAACATCACCTTCTTTTACCCTCACACCACCCACACACTTCCGCACTTCTCCACCAAATCCCAACTCCTTCAAACCTCACTCTCCCACACCTTGATCCGCTTCTATCCTCTCGCCGGAAACCTCCATGATGCCACCACCCTCCACTGCAACGACGCTGGTGCCCTCTTCATCCAATCCCAGACCAATGTCTCTCTCTCCGACATCCTCAAAGCTCCCAGCTTCAACACCCTCCAATGTCTCCTCCCATCCCCCGATAACCAAGTCTCAACAAACGCGCCCATGCTCCTCGTACGCTTCACTTCCTTTAGCTGCGGCGGCACCGCCGTAACCATTTCTCTCTCCCACAAAATCGCCGACATGGCAGCCGTCATCGCACTCCTCAAAACTTGGACCGCTGCCTGCGCCGGAGAAACCCCTACGAGGGACCCCGAACTCGCCGCCGGCGCCGCGCTCTTTCCTCCGAGAGAGCTTCCCGCCGTGACGGCATCCGTAAACACCGCGTCGTCGGAGAATTTCACGTCGAGGAGATTCGTTTTCGAAGCGTCCAAGGTGAAAGCGCTAAAGAAGAGAATAGGAGAAGGTTGCGCGTTTGAACCTTCGAGGGTGGAGGTGGTGCTGGCGCTCATATGGAAATGCGCTCTCTCGGCTTCTCCCCCGGAAACGGCGTCGTTTAAGCATTCGGTTTTGTTCCAAGCGGTGAACCTCCGTCCCCGGGTGGAGCCAGCGGTGGCGGACGGAGCCTTGGGGAACTTTGTATGGCCATTCGCGGTGacggtggaggaggaggagcaCTTGGAGTTGCAGGTGATGGTGAAGAGGATGAGGGAGAGTATGAAGGAGTTTGTGGAAAGTAAGGCAAAGAGGTTGAAAGAGGATGGTGGTTTTGAAGTATTTATGCAGAGTCTGAAGGAGAGAGGTGAAATTTTGAAGCAGAAGAGCGTTGTTTATAAGTGTTCGAGTTGGTGCAAGTTTCCAGTGGCTGAGGTTGATTTTGGTTGGGGCGAAGCTGTATGGGCTTGCAGTGTGAATAAGATTGCTAGTAACACCATTGCTTTGATGGATACAAGGGACGGTGGTGTTGAAGCTTTCGTCACCCTCGATCACAGACACATGCTTCTCTTTCAACAACATCACCTTCTTCTACACTATGCTTTGCTTAATCCCTCTGTTATGCTCTGAACTTCTCCATCCATACGTAGTATTATCTATTTCTCCATGGTTTTTGTACCAGAATGGCAAATTTGACTCCCATACTACGAAAATAGGCAAATTTGCCATAAAATACGAAAATGAAGAAGTCGTAGGGGTGAAAACGACTTCTAAAGAAGAAGT
This genomic interval from Vigna radiata var. radiata cultivar VC1973A chromosome 8, Vradiata_ver6, whole genome shotgun sequence contains the following:
- the LOC106771322 gene encoding BAHD acyltransferase BIA1, producing MNGEMKFEEEQSRYIKPSIATPPHLQTFKLSLLDQLFPNIHGNITFFYPHTTHTLPHFSTKSQLLQTSLSHTLIRFYPLAGNLHDATTLHCNDAGALFIQSQTNVSLSDILKAPSFNTLQCLLPSPDNQVSTNAPMLLVRFTSFSCGGTAVTISLSHKIADMAAVIALLKTWTAACAGETPTRDPELAAGAALFPPRELPAVTASVNTASSENFTSRRFVFEASKVKALKKRIGEGCAFEPSRVEVVLALIWKCALSASPPETASFKHSVLFQAVNLRPRVEPAVADGALGNFVWPFAVTVEEEEHLELQVMVKRMRESMKEFVESKAKRLKEDGGFEVFMQSLKERGEILKQKSVVYKCSSWCKFPVAEVDFGWGEAVWACSVNKIASNTIALMDTRDGGVEAFVTLDHRHMLLFQQHHLLLHYALLNPSVML